In the Sediminibacter sp. Hel_I_10 genome, one interval contains:
- a CDS encoding histidine phosphatase family protein, with translation MKTLILTRHGKSSWEHDLPNKKRPLKTRGINDAHLVSNEFKTKLIRLDLVLSSPAVRAFSTCEIFLKNLEISDESVKVNEDLYDFQGEKLIKVIKNLDNNYDNVMIFGHNHAFTSICNIFGNRFIENLPTTGLAIIQFDCKSWQDIKNGQTIATIYPKDLK, from the coding sequence ATGAAAACACTTATTCTTACTAGACACGGAAAATCCTCTTGGGAGCATGATCTTCCTAATAAAAAAAGACCACTGAAAACACGCGGAATCAATGATGCGCACTTGGTTTCCAACGAATTTAAAACTAAGCTAATACGTCTGGATTTAGTGCTCTCGAGCCCGGCCGTTCGTGCTTTTTCGACTTGCGAAATTTTTCTTAAAAATTTAGAAATTTCAGATGAAAGTGTTAAAGTCAATGAAGATTTATATGACTTTCAGGGTGAAAAGCTCATCAAAGTCATTAAAAATCTTGACAATAATTATGATAATGTTATGATTTTTGGACACAATCATGCTTTCACATCAATTTGCAATATATTTGGGAACAGATTTATTGAAAATTTGCCAACAACCGGTTTAGCGATTATTCAATTTGATTGTAAATCTTGGCAAGACATTAAAAACGGACAAACAATTGCTACAATATATCCCAAGGATTTAAAATAA
- a CDS encoding gliding motility-associated C-terminal domain-containing protein, whose product MKTLNSCIIMLLLLLNLEGFAQGPAVFTCDGTALYQTISIEENIPGVGSQGDFIFYSVNPSTGEFTFVNNLSVDDDGGADGDTAISGNINSIGFNPIDGFIYGISTNLTPILYKISPNGYVQNLGNISGPLANVSGKQAGVIDQNGIYYVTGSSQKLYSIDLSSSPSPGDIITSTFLFNTGKATSDIAINPINNLIYGWDEGTKRQLFTINTNNGDISVIGPAEATSQYRVFGALYFTAGGQLIGYGDDANINGFNTQETLVQINVDTGIPSFIATGESVNSNDGTSCPYGLELFKAAPENVSLGEEFTYTFTIYNASGVPLTNLEFIDNLIDGIIFTTDPFNITNNLQIIGSTEGLTSANLTINEVPIGFSSFQINVTTDCSTENMVISNQATLSSDVLTVTSDDPQMAGVTNTTITDIQDPTINVPDPLVIEGCDLNVINEDNALFPFTTTQSNDIKDIFNTVSDYTTTAPQNIESITYIDEIIDENSCPKVVNRNFSLTSTCGAVTVITQVINVTDTVLPIILESLPEDVTVECDSIPEAPVLTAEDNCSIIEVIFSENVIAGECEFQQTIERTWSATDDCNNTTSHTQIITVQDTTAPEAPVAPEDITYENVDPNTIDPVTLTAIDNCSGDIEAVSVDTIDDSDPSNIIIIRTWTFVDDCGNSSSVSQTITVIDDLSFACDGTVFYQTIQINQDIENVGSAGDFVLYLVNPSGDFSFFANLSVDDDGAGTEDEAIVNTINGIGFNTVDGLIYGVDSTADYLYRIKPNGYVENLGIVSGPISNSSNYSGTFDNDGTYYVFGSNGNLVSIDLSGEVNPGDPITSTFLYDLNIDSPDVAINPSDFKMYGWNSSTRQLFRVDLTNGNVEIIGPAANTSNYFSFGGMYFTASGQLFGYGNDTTVGTPGNSQESVVQFNLTTGEPTTIGIGIEVTANDGASCAFGFELLKDAPNTVDLGQIFTYTFTIANATNDSLNDLEFIDDLMSGLTFTSDPYNITNGMSIEGTTDGLTSANLTIGNIPTGSSTFQIDVVTDCSIEGVISNQATLSSEFLTVTSDDPQTSGVTNTTVTQITDPTINVPNPLVIEGCDISVINIESAVFPISTTMSDDVKDVFNTVTDYTTNAPQNIESITYIDTIVDENSCPIVLNRNFTLTNTCGAVSVITQVINVTDSVLPSFIESLPADVTLECGNIPEAPVLTAEDNCSDANVVFSENIVLQDCGQIVERTWTATDACGNTRIHTQTITVEDTTAPVAPDAPEDITIEGTDIEDVPSENLTALDNCSGEIEATPVDTVDESDPNMIVIIRTWTFVDNCGNSSSVSQTITLVDDPSFACDGTVFYQTIRINNNIEGVGSAGDFILYLVNPSGEFSFFANLSVDDDGAGTEDEALVDSINGIGFNTVDGLLYGVDSTDDYLYRIMPNGYVQNLGVVTGPISNSSNYSGTFDNDGTYYVLGNNGSLVSIDLSGEVNPGDPITSTFLYNLNVNSPDVAINPSDFKMYGWNSNTRQLFRVDLSTGDLEIIGPDANTSNYFSFGGLYFTASGQLFGYGNDTNVGSPGNSQESVVQFDLATGIPTTIGIGPEVTANDGASCAFGFELLKDAPATVDLGQVFTYTFTIANATNGILNDLEFIDDLMSGLVFTSDPYNITNGMSITGTTNGLTSANLTIGNIATGSSTFQIDVVTDCSIIDGIISNQATLSSEFLTVTSDDPQTAGVTNTTVTQITDPTIEIPNPLVIEGCDTSVITVENAVFPLSETMSEDIKDVFNTVDGYTATAPQNIESITYIDTIVDDNSCPIIVNRVFTLINTCGVSTEITQEINVQDTEAPTFTVPDDITIECDDDATFLSLTGDVTDEADNCTTDLEATYVDAFQETDCAGAMTILRSWTLTDDCGNETTLVQTITMQDSVAPMFTVPADVTLDCDVDVTDLSITGDVTDEADNCATTGLDAVFTDEIEQGECAGGSVITRTWTLSDGCNETTMVQTITLIDETAPTFTVPESITVECDVDITDLSVTGDVTDEADNCAADIEATYSDEVVNGDCIGESIITRTWTLSDGCNETSLDQTITVQDTTAPDLTSEYESEVTVNCAEVPEVPELTFQDNCTNDVSVTFTENSTDDGTGGDYIIIREWLVSDDCGNETLFTQTITVNTDGDSITVVEGESICIGDDFSYDLFNLLEGDVDQGGTWTTTNTDIIIDGNFFNPSQLLNLDGSANTEDVGDYTFTYTYDGACSGSVTATLNINDDCIVLPCGRDDVVISRAVTVNNDGVNETFTITGVETCGFAFEVQIFNRWGAKIYENNNYENDWGGQVSDGSIGSSGLVPTGTYYYVLNIKNSGFEPIAGPIYVSTK is encoded by the coding sequence ATGAAAACGCTGAATAGTTGCATTATTATGCTTCTATTATTATTGAACTTAGAGGGCTTTGCACAGGGTCCCGCTGTTTTTACTTGTGATGGCACTGCTTTATATCAGACTATCAGTATTGAAGAGAATATACCAGGAGTTGGTAGCCAAGGAGATTTCATTTTCTACAGCGTAAATCCATCGACAGGAGAATTTACTTTTGTAAATAACTTATCTGTTGACGATGATGGTGGAGCCGATGGAGATACAGCGATCTCTGGAAATATAAATTCGATTGGTTTTAATCCTATTGACGGATTTATTTATGGCATCAGTACAAACTTGACACCTATATTGTATAAAATCTCTCCTAATGGATACGTACAGAATCTTGGAAATATTTCTGGACCATTAGCAAATGTCAGTGGAAAGCAAGCCGGTGTTATTGATCAAAATGGAATATATTACGTTACAGGCAGTTCTCAAAAGCTTTACAGCATAGATTTATCGTCGTCACCTTCGCCAGGAGACATTATCACATCGACATTTTTATTCAATACAGGAAAAGCAACTTCTGATATCGCAATCAACCCAATCAATAATTTAATATACGGTTGGGATGAAGGAACAAAGCGACAATTATTTACAATAAACACAAATAATGGTGATATTAGTGTCATCGGTCCAGCTGAAGCAACAAGCCAATATAGGGTTTTTGGTGCCTTATATTTTACAGCAGGAGGACAACTAATTGGGTATGGTGATGACGCCAATATTAATGGTTTTAACACTCAAGAAACCTTAGTACAAATAAATGTTGATACAGGTATTCCATCATTTATTGCTACTGGAGAAAGTGTTAACTCTAACGATGGAACATCTTGCCCTTATGGTTTAGAACTTTTTAAAGCTGCTCCCGAAAATGTTAGTTTAGGTGAAGAGTTTACTTATACTTTTACAATTTATAATGCCTCTGGAGTTCCATTAACTAATTTAGAATTTATTGATAACTTGATTGATGGCATTATTTTTACAACAGATCCTTTCAATATAACAAATAACTTGCAGATTATAGGAAGCACGGAGGGTCTAACTTCGGCTAACCTGACAATCAATGAAGTACCTATAGGTTTTAGCTCATTCCAGATTAATGTAACTACGGACTGTTCTACAGAGAATATGGTTATAAGTAATCAGGCGACTTTATCCTCTGATGTCCTTACAGTAACCTCGGATGACCCACAAATGGCAGGTGTAACAAATACCACCATTACAGACATTCAAGATCCAACGATCAATGTTCCAGATCCTTTAGTTATAGAGGGATGTGATCTCAATGTAATTAATGAGGATAATGCCTTATTTCCATTTACAACAACCCAGTCTAACGATATAAAAGACATTTTTAATACGGTTTCAGATTATACAACTACAGCTCCACAAAACATTGAGAGCATCACTTATATAGATGAGATTATTGATGAAAATAGTTGTCCTAAAGTGGTCAATAGAAACTTTAGCTTAACAAGTACATGTGGTGCCGTAACAGTAATCACTCAAGTCATTAATGTTACAGATACTGTACTACCAATTATTTTAGAGTCTCTTCCAGAAGATGTCACCGTAGAGTGTGATAGCATTCCTGAAGCTCCTGTTTTAACAGCGGAAGATAATTGTAGTATTATTGAAGTGATTTTTTCAGAAAACGTAATCGCTGGAGAATGTGAATTTCAACAAACTATTGAAAGAACGTGGTCTGCGACTGACGACTGCAATAATACAACGTCCCATACGCAAATAATTACAGTACAAGACACTACAGCGCCTGAGGCTCCCGTTGCACCAGAAGACATCACTTATGAGAACGTTGATCCAAACACTATTGATCCTGTAACTTTAACAGCGATTGATAATTGTTCTGGAGATATTGAAGCAGTGTCTGTGGACACCATAGATGACTCAGACCCTAGTAATATTATTATTATTAGAACATGGACTTTCGTTGACGACTGTGGTAACAGTTCTTCCGTATCTCAGACCATAACAGTAATTGATGATCTATCATTTGCATGTGATGGCACGGTATTTTACCAAACCATTCAGATTAATCAGGATATAGAAAACGTTGGATCAGCAGGTGATTTTGTACTTTACCTGGTAAACCCTAGTGGCGATTTTTCATTTTTTGCTAATTTATCCGTAGATGATGATGGTGCTGGTACAGAAGATGAAGCCATAGTGAATACTATTAACGGTATCGGGTTCAATACTGTCGATGGTTTGATTTATGGTGTTGATTCTACAGCTGATTACCTTTATAGAATAAAACCAAATGGATATGTAGAAAATCTGGGCATTGTTTCTGGCCCTATTTCCAATTCAAGCAATTATTCTGGTACATTTGACAATGATGGGACTTACTACGTTTTTGGAAGTAACGGAAATTTGGTAAGTATTGATTTATCCGGTGAAGTCAATCCTGGAGATCCTATTACGTCAACGTTTCTTTATGATTTAAATATTGATTCTCCGGACGTTGCAATAAATCCTTCAGATTTTAAAATGTATGGCTGGAACAGTTCTACAAGACAGTTGTTTAGAGTTGATCTCACCAATGGCAATGTAGAAATCATAGGCCCTGCTGCTAATACCAGTAATTACTTTTCTTTTGGTGGTATGTATTTTACCGCGAGTGGTCAATTATTTGGCTACGGAAATGATACCACAGTTGGTACTCCAGGAAACTCTCAAGAAAGCGTAGTTCAGTTTAATTTAACTACAGGTGAGCCAACAACTATTGGAATTGGCATTGAAGTTACAGCAAATGACGGTGCGTCTTGTGCCTTTGGTTTTGAGCTTTTAAAAGATGCTCCTAACACTGTTGATTTAGGACAAATATTTACCTATACCTTTACAATTGCAAACGCCACAAATGATAGTCTAAATGATTTAGAATTTATTGATGACCTGATGTCTGGCCTCACCTTTACTTCTGATCCTTATAATATCACAAATGGGATGTCTATTGAAGGGACAACAGATGGTCTTACATCTGCCAACCTAACAATTGGCAATATCCCTACAGGTTCTAGCACATTTCAAATTGATGTGGTTACAGATTGTTCTATTGAAGGCGTAATTAGTAATCAGGCCACTTTGTCCTCAGAGTTTTTGACGGTGACTTCAGATGATCCTCAAACCTCAGGAGTAACCAATACAACAGTTACACAAATTACAGATCCTACCATTAACGTTCCTAATCCTTTAGTTATTGAGGGTTGTGATATTAGTGTAATCAACATTGAAAGTGCTGTCTTTCCTATTAGCACAACAATGTCTGATGATGTCAAAGACGTTTTCAATACTGTGACCGATTACACAACTAACGCTCCTCAAAATATCGAAAGCATTACCTACATAGATACCATCGTTGATGAAAATAGCTGTCCTATAGTATTGAACAGAAATTTCACATTAACAAATACTTGTGGAGCTGTAAGCGTTATCACTCAAGTTATAAATGTAACCGATTCAGTTTTACCTTCCTTTATCGAAAGTCTACCGGCCGATGTGACCCTAGAATGTGGAAATATCCCAGAGGCTCCTGTATTAACTGCTGAAGATAACTGTAGCGATGCAAACGTTGTTTTTTCTGAAAATATCGTCTTACAAGATTGCGGACAAATTGTAGAAAGAACTTGGACAGCAACTGATGCTTGTGGAAATACTAGAATTCATACACAAACTATAACAGTTGAAGATACCACTGCTCCCGTAGCACCTGATGCTCCAGAAGATATCACTATTGAAGGTACGGATATTGAAGATGTACCTTCTGAAAATTTAACAGCTCTTGATAACTGTTCTGGTGAAATTGAAGCTACTCCAGTTGATACTGTAGATGAATCAGATCCTAATATGATTGTTATCATTAGAACGTGGACGTTTGTAGACAATTGCGGAAATAGCTCTTCTGTATCGCAAACTATAACCTTGGTAGATGATCCATCCTTTGCTTGTGATGGTACAGTATTCTATCAAACTATCCGAATCAATAACAATATTGAAGGTGTAGGTTCTGCTGGTGACTTTATTTTATACTTAGTAAATCCTAGTGGAGAATTCTCTTTCTTTGCTAACCTATCTGTAGATGATGATGGAGCAGGAACTGAAGATGAAGCGCTTGTAGATTCAATTAATGGGATCGGTTTTAACACTGTAGATGGATTATTGTATGGTGTAGATTCTACTGATGATTACCTATATCGTATCATGCCAAATGGCTATGTACAAAACTTAGGTGTGGTTACTGGACCTATATCCAACTCTAGTAATTACTCTGGAACGTTTGACAATGATGGAACCTATTATGTTCTAGGTAATAATGGAAGTCTGGTGAGCATTGATTTATCTGGTGAAGTTAATCCGGGTGACCCTATTACATCAACCTTCCTTTATAATTTAAATGTAAACTCTCCTGACGTTGCGATCAATCCTTCAGATTTTAAAATGTACGGATGGAACAGTAATACAAGACAATTATTTAGAGTAGACTTATCAACAGGTGATCTTGAAATTATAGGCCCTGATGCTAATACCAGTAACTACTTTTCTTTTGGAGGTTTGTATTTCACGGCTAGTGGTCAATTATTCGGCTACGGAAATGACACAAATGTTGGAAGTCCAGGGAATTCTCAAGAAAGTGTTGTACAGTTTGACTTAGCAACGGGTATACCTACCACTATTGGTATTGGCCCTGAAGTAACAGCAAATGACGGTGCGTCTTGTGCTTTTGGCTTTGAATTGTTAAAAGATGCTCCAGCAACTGTAGATTTAGGCCAAGTGTTTACTTATACCTTTACTATAGCTAATGCAACTAACGGCATCTTGAATGATCTTGAATTTATTGATGATTTAATGTCTGGTCTAGTGTTTACTTCAGATCCTTATAACATCACTAACGGCATGTCTATAACAGGTACTACAAATGGTCTTACCTCTGCAAACCTTACCATCGGTAATATTGCTACAGGATCAAGTACCTTCCAAATTGATGTCGTTACCGATTGTTCTATTATTGATGGAATAATTAGTAATCAAGCTACGCTATCTTCAGAATTTTTGACAGTCACATCAGATGATCCTCAAACTGCTGGAGTTACAAATACAACGGTTACTCAAATTACAGATCCTACAATAGAGATCCCTAATCCTTTAGTTATTGAAGGTTGCGATACTAGTGTTATTACTGTTGAAAATGCAGTGTTCCCACTTAGCGAAACAATGTCAGAAGATATTAAAGATGTATTCAACACGGTAGACGGCTATACAGCTACTGCGCCTCAAAATATTGAGAGCATTACGTATATAGATACTATTGTTGACGATAATAGCTGTCCTATTATAGTTAATAGAGTGTTCACCTTGATTAATACATGTGGCGTTTCTACTGAAATCACACAAGAAATAAACGTTCAAGATACTGAAGCACCAACATTCACGGTTCCAGATGATATTACGATCGAATGTGACGATGATGCAACATTCTTAAGTTTAACTGGAGATGTAACCGATGAAGCAGACAACTGTACAACAGATTTGGAAGCAACCTATGTTGACGCCTTCCAGGAAACAGATTGTGCAGGTGCAATGACCATTTTAAGAAGTTGGACCTTAACAGATGACTGCGGAAATGAAACCACTTTGGTGCAAACCATTACTATGCAAGATAGTGTTGCCCCTATGTTTACCGTTCCTGCAGATGTAACTCTTGATTGCGATGTTGACGTTACCGACCTTTCCATAACAGGAGATGTTACCGACGAAGCAGACAATTGTGCTACTACAGGCCTTGACGCTGTATTTACAGATGAAATAGAACAAGGTGAATGTGCAGGAGGTTCTGTTATTACAAGAACTTGGACCTTAAGTGATGGTTGTAACGAAACCACTATGGTTCAAACCATCACCCTTATAGATGAAACCGCGCCTACATTTACAGTTCCAGAAAGTATTACTGTTGAGTGTGACGTAGATATCACAGACCTTTCGGTAACTGGCGATGTTACAGATGAAGCTGATAACTGCGCTGCAGATATTGAAGCAACATATTCCGATGAAGTTGTAAATGGAGATTGTATTGGTGAGTCTATCATTACAAGAACTTGGACCTTAAGCGACGGTTGTAATGAAACCTCTCTTGATCAAACTATTACTGTTCAAGATACCACTGCGCCAGATCTAACTTCAGAATATGAATCTGAAGTCACCGTGAACTGTGCAGAAGTTCCTGAAGTTCCAGAATTGACATTTCAAGATAATTGTACTAACGACGTTTCTGTAACCTTTACTGAAAACTCTACAGATGATGGTACCGGTGGTGATTATATAATTATTAGAGAATGGTTAGTTAGCGATGATTGTGGTAATGAAACTTTATTTACTCAAACCATTACTGTCAATACAGATGGTGATTCCATCACTGTTGTTGAAGGAGAATCTATTTGTATTGGAGACGACTTTAGTTATGATCTCTTCAATTTACTCGAAGGAGACGTTGATCAAGGAGGAACCTGGACTACCACTAATACCGATATTATAATTGATGGTAATTTCTTTAATCCTTCACAACTGTTAAACTTAGACGGTAGCGCAAATACTGAAGATGTAGGAGATTATACATTTACCTATACCTACGATGGTGCTTGTTCTGGTAGTGTTACAGCAACGCTTAACATAAATGATGACTGTATTGTTTTACCATGTGGTAGAGATGATGTTGTTATTTCAAGAGCTGTAACTGTTAATAACGATGGTGTTAATGAAACCTTCACTATTACAGGAGTTGAAACTTGTGGATTCGCTTTTGAGGTACAAATCTTCAATAGATGGGGTGCCAAAATCTATGAGAACAATAACTATGAGAATGATTGGGGTGGCCAAGTATCTGATGGATCTATTGGAAGCTCTGGTCTTGTACCAACAGGAACATACTATTATGTTTTAAATATAAAGAATAGTGGATTTGAGCCTATTGCAGGACCAATTTACGTATCAACTAAATAA
- a CDS encoding type IX secretion system membrane protein PorP/SprF, producing MKLIKFSIIAVMLLSGMTSIAQQLPQFTQYMYNTISINPAYAGSRETLSVVGLHRSQWVGLDGGPTTQTLSVHAPLRNEKVGLGVSFINDELGYQNFQYLYADFSYTLNLGEEVKLAFGLKAGFTGYSLDGDFQSSEGQVDQVIFGFEDRWKPNIGTGLYLHTNKWYLGLSAPRILNTDYTGNDDFQSLERISYYATAGYVFDIGNDVKFKPATLLKLTNGAPLSWDVTANFLFFEKLWIGPAYRMNENAGAFGGIIDFQISKQLRVGYAYENPTSDLRPYTTGTHEILLMFELFKSKRIKSPRYF from the coding sequence ATGAAATTAATAAAGTTTAGTATCATAGCCGTCATGCTCCTTAGTGGGATGACGAGCATTGCGCAACAACTTCCGCAGTTTACGCAATATATGTACAATACCATTTCTATAAATCCGGCTTATGCAGGTAGTAGAGAAACATTAAGTGTTGTAGGATTACATAGAAGCCAGTGGGTTGGTCTAGACGGAGGTCCAACCACCCAAACGTTATCTGTACACGCTCCTCTGCGAAATGAAAAGGTAGGGTTGGGAGTCTCTTTCATCAACGATGAACTTGGATATCAAAATTTTCAATACCTCTATGCTGATTTCTCTTATACCTTAAATTTAGGAGAGGAAGTTAAATTGGCATTCGGTTTAAAAGCCGGGTTTACAGGATACAGCCTTGATGGTGATTTTCAGTCTTCAGAAGGCCAAGTAGATCAAGTGATTTTTGGCTTTGAAGATCGTTGGAAACCCAACATAGGTACGGGACTATATCTTCATACAAATAAGTGGTATTTAGGATTATCTGCTCCAAGAATTTTAAATACAGATTATACAGGTAATGATGATTTTCAGTCTTTAGAGCGTATTAGTTATTACGCAACTGCTGGTTATGTGTTTGATATTGGTAATGACGTTAAATTTAAACCTGCCACATTACTCAAACTTACCAATGGAGCACCACTCTCTTGGGATGTTACCGCAAACTTTTTGTTCTTTGAAAAATTATGGATTGGTCCAGCTTATAGAATGAATGAAAATGCTGGGGCTTTTGGAGGCATCATTGACTTTCAAATTTCAAAACAACTGCGTGTAGGTTATGCTTATGAAAATCCTACATCAGACCTTAGACCTTATACAACAGGTACACACGAAATATTGCTAATGTTTGAATTATTCAAAAGCAAACGTATTAAATCACCTAGATACTTCTAA
- a CDS encoding OmpA family protein — MKSKFLLLIIFALSSTFMIAQEKLADKFFSNYGYAKATELYEEVLKKGDTSINVLTHLGDCYYNNSKSEKAAFWYGKAFKKYGKNKINPEYMYKYVQSLRSQNDYEEAEKWMKEFMIIQNDDTRVEDYNTENISKYEELEDPEKNRVVKLKNLPFNSKYSDFGAFIHDGQFYFASARNTDSKKLYGWNEEPFLDIYQVEVSKGIDSTTYGAPDFIPAEQINSKYHEASVAITNDGKTMYFTRDNVSGRNKLDYDKKGTTHLKIYQASLVDGQWTYLMELPFNDDVFSTGHPALSPDNKQLYFVSDRDGGLGNTDIYVVDIAENGKFSKPRNLGDKINTEGREMFPFVSKDSTLYFSSDGHLNLGLLDIFKSNILKDENAMPENMGAPYNSGYDDFAYFNDAEVVESENGYTGYFSSDRPNGKGSDDIYGFDTRYCTKVIKGFSRLSVDNTILGGVKVQLINEVGKVISEVVTGDDGAYEFDAECESKYTLIGTLKDHKKDQKEITTDGSNDPNVAADLFLEPLINDNQIVINPIFFDYDKAEIRTDAQYELENIVDVLRAHPEMVIRIESHTDSRGRDLYNMKLSDERAVATRDYILSRGIAPERIESAIGFGESQLLNECSNGVKCTEEQHQMNRRSYFYILKE, encoded by the coding sequence ATGAAATCAAAGTTTTTACTCTTAATAATATTTGCGCTTAGTAGCACATTTATGATTGCCCAAGAAAAACTAGCAGATAAGTTTTTTAGCAATTATGGTTACGCAAAGGCGACCGAACTCTACGAAGAAGTCCTTAAAAAAGGAGATACCTCGATAAATGTCTTAACGCATTTGGGAGATTGTTACTACAATAATTCTAAATCTGAAAAAGCAGCATTTTGGTACGGTAAAGCCTTTAAAAAATACGGGAAGAATAAAATCAATCCTGAGTACATGTACAAGTACGTACAGTCCTTAAGAAGCCAAAACGATTATGAAGAGGCTGAAAAATGGATGAAAGAATTCATGATAATCCAGAACGATGATACTCGTGTAGAAGATTACAATACCGAAAATATTTCTAAATATGAAGAACTTGAAGATCCTGAAAAAAATCGCGTGGTAAAATTAAAAAACCTTCCGTTCAATTCTAAATATTCAGACTTTGGCGCTTTTATTCATGACGGACAGTTCTATTTTGCTTCTGCTAGAAATACAGATAGCAAAAAACTGTATGGCTGGAACGAAGAGCCTTTTTTAGATATCTATCAAGTAGAAGTTAGTAAAGGTATTGATTCTACAACTTACGGAGCTCCAGATTTTATACCTGCCGAACAAATAAATAGTAAATACCATGAAGCTTCTGTTGCCATAACAAATGATGGAAAAACAATGTATTTTACTAGAGACAACGTTTCTGGAAGAAATAAATTAGATTATGATAAAAAAGGAACCACACACCTTAAAATTTACCAAGCTTCTCTTGTTGATGGACAATGGACTTATTTAATGGAGTTACCCTTCAATGATGACGTGTTTTCAACAGGTCATCCTGCATTAAGTCCAGATAATAAACAATTATATTTTGTTTCTGATAGAGATGGTGGCTTAGGCAATACAGATATTTATGTAGTTGATATTGCTGAAAACGGAAAATTCTCTAAACCGAGAAATTTAGGCGATAAAATCAATACCGAAGGCAGAGAAATGTTTCCTTTTGTTAGTAAGGACAGTACCTTATACTTCTCATCTGACGGTCATTTGAATTTAGGATTATTGGATATTTTTAAATCTAACATCCTCAAAGATGAAAATGCCATGCCAGAAAACATGGGTGCACCTTACAATAGTGGCTATGATGATTTTGCCTATTTCAATGATGCAGAAGTTGTAGAAAGCGAAAATGGATATACCGGTTATTTTTCTTCAGATAGACCTAACGGAAAAGGAAGCGACGATATTTACGGTTTTGACACTAGGTATTGTACCAAAGTGATCAAAGGATTTTCACGCTTAAGTGTAGACAATACTATTTTAGGTGGCGTTAAGGTTCAATTGATCAATGAGGTTGGAAAAGTCATCTCAGAAGTCGTTACTGGAGATGATGGCGCGTATGAGTTTGATGCAGAATGTGAATCGAAGTACACTCTAATTGGCACGCTTAAAGATCATAAAAAAGACCAAAAAGAAATCACTACAGATGGCTCAAATGATCCAAATGTTGCGGCAGATCTCTTTTTAGAGCCTCTAATTAATGATAATCAAATTGTAATCAATCCTATCTTTTTTGATTATGATAAAGCTGAAATTAGAACAGATGCTCAATATGAATTAGAAAACATCGTAGATGTGTTAAGAGCGCACCCAGAAATGGTAATTAGAATCGAATCTCATACGGATAGCCGCGGACGTGATCTGTACAATATGAAGCTTTCAGATGAACGCGCTGTTGCAACCAGAGACTATATTTTATCTAGAGGCATTGCTCCAGAACGCATAGAAAGCGCCATAGGTTTTGGTGAATCACAATTATTAAATGAATGTTCTAATGGCGTAAAATGTACTGAGGAACAACACCAAATGAATAGACGATCTTACTTCTATATTTTAAAGGAATAA
- a CDS encoding CAP domain-containing protein, with protein MKPTKALLTMALLAMLSFSCSHEPLSENEVNTIDLPAAPTAKEIEIEIIERINEHRLALGLNALNSHNTIKAVAFTHTDYMIESNHVSHDNFFLRKNSLVQNASATVVSENVAYAFSSAESVVNAWLRSEGHRLNIEGDFTYCDVSAELDADGKWYFTNIFMK; from the coding sequence ATGAAACCTACTAAAGCGCTATTAACCATGGCCTTACTGGCTATGCTCTCGTTTTCATGTTCACATGAACCTTTATCTGAGAATGAAGTTAATACTATCGATCTTCCAGCTGCACCTACAGCTAAAGAAATTGAGATAGAGATTATAGAGCGGATTAACGAACACCGTTTAGCTCTAGGATTAAATGCCTTAAATAGTCATAATACAATAAAAGCCGTGGCTTTTACCCATACAGATTATATGATTGAGTCTAATCATGTATCTCACGATAATTTCTTTTTACGTAAAAATAGTCTTGTTCAAAATGCTTCTGCTACCGTAGTTTCAGAAAATGTGGCTTACGCTTTTAGTTCAGCAGAAAGCGTTGTTAATGCATGGCTTAGAAGTGAAGGTCACCGACTTAATATTGAAGGTGATTTTACCTATTGTGATGTTTCAGCAGAACTTGATGCCGATGGCAAATGGTATTTTACAAATATCTTCATGAAATGA